Within the Salinibacterium sp. TMP30 genome, the region CAGCGGGACGAACAACATCGAGACCCGGAATCATGCGGAGGCTTGCGAGCTGCTCGATTGGCTGGTGAGTAGGGCCATCTTCTCCGAGCGCAACCGAATCATGGGTCCAGACAAAGATTGACGGCACCGCCATGAGTGCGGCCAAACGCACCGCCGGACGCATGTAGTCGCTGAATATGAGGAACGTGCCGCCGAACGCGCGGGTGTTTCCGTGCAGAACAATGCCATTGATGATCGCGCCCATGGCGTGCTCACGGATGCCGAAGTGCAGCACACGTCCGTATTCGTTGCCGCTCCACTCTCCGGTCGAATGCTCGCTAGGGATGAATGAGGCAGCACCGGCGATGGTCGTGAGGTTCGATTCTGCGAGGTCGGCCGAGCCGCCCCATAGCTCGGGGATGATCGCGCCGAGGGCCCCGAGCACCTTCCCACTTGCGGCGCGAGTGGAAACATCCTTGCCTGCCTCGAATTCAGGCAGTGCTTCCTCGATGCCCTCGGGAAGTTTGCCCGAAAGAACCCGATCAAGAAGCTGCTTGCGCTCTGGATTTGTTGCACTCCACTGATCGAAACTCTTAGTCCATTCCTCGCGCTGCTGCTTGCCGCGCGTCACGGCCTTGCGCGTATGGTCGATGACGTCAGGGTCGACGACGAAGCTCTGCTCAGGGTCGAAGCCGAGGACTCGCTTAGTTGCAGCGAGTTCGTCTGCACCAAGTGCCGATCCGTGGATCTTGCCCGTGTTCTGCTTATGGGGTGCAGGCCAACCGATGATCGTGCGCAGGATGATGAGCGACGGCTGATCGGTAACTGCCTTCGCATCTTCAATAGCCGCATTAAGTGCTTCGACGTCTTCGACGTATTCGCCGGTCTTCTTCCAGTCGACAACTTGAACATGCCAGTTGTACGCTTCGTAGCGCTTGTGAACATCCTCGGTAAAGGCGATGTTGGTGTCGTCCTCGATCGAAATCTGATTGCTGTCGTAGATGGCAATCAAGTTGCCAAGCTGTTGGTGACCGGCGAGCGAGGATGCTTCTGAGGAGACGCCCTCCTGCAGGTCGCCATCACCAGCAATCACGTAGATGAAATGGTCGAAGGGGCTCTGCCCTGCTTCGGCCTCGGGATCAAAGAGCCCGCGCTCATAGCGAGCCGCGTAGGCGAAGCCAACGGATGAGGCGATTCCCTGTCCGAGAGGCCCGGTTGTGATCTCGACGCCCTTAGTATGGCCGTACTCCGGGTGGCCAGGGGTGAGAGAGCCCCAGGTGCGAAGCGCCTTGAGGTCATCGAGCTCGAGTCCGTAGCCGCCGAGGTACAACTGCACGTACTGAGTAAGCGAGCTGTGGCCTACGGAGAGAATGAAGCGATCGCGCCCCAACCACTTGTCGTCGCTTGGGTCGCGACGCATCACTTTCTGAAAGAGAAGATAGGCGGCTGGCGCCAAACTCATCGCGGTTCCGGGATGTCCGTTACCTACCTTCTCGACAGCATCAGCCGCAAGAATTCGAGCAGTATCTACTGCTTTGTTGTCGATGTGATCCCAGTGAAAAGCTGCCATGAGAATAATGACCCTTCTGCAAGCGAAGTGCCCTACCGCGAACGATTGGGGCACATGAACAACCCGCCACGCGACATCATTGGCTCGGTCAGTGGATCTACCCAGCTGCGCGAACGCAGCAGAAGGGTGTGGCCACCGACAGGCGGGCACCCCAAGTATAGGGAACCGAGCAGGTGAACGCCGCCTTGCTACGTTCACGGTCGGCGCAAATTCTGCAGCGGCTTAGAATCGTAGGTATGGATGTCACTATGGAAGCCCGAACGCAGCACGAACGCATCGGCATCCTCCGCAAGGTTCGCGCGTACGTCGCGCTCACAAAACCCCGCGTCATTGAGCTTCTGCTCGTCACGACCGTACCCGTGATGGTGCTTGCCGCGAACGGAATCCCGAACCTCTGGTTGGTATTAGCTACGCTCGTCGGGGGAATTCTCAGTGCGTCGTCGGCAAACGCATTTAATTGCTACATCGACCGTGACATTGATCGTGTGATGGCGCGTACGAAGAATCGACCTCTCGTCACTGGGGAGTTGACCGACCGGGAAGCGCTCATTTTCGCCTGGCTCTCCGGTGTAGGTTCGGTCGTTTGGCTTGGATTGCTTACCAATTGGCTTGCTGCTGGTTTGTCGCTTTTCGCGATTCTCTTCTACGTCTTTGTCTACACACTGTTACTCAAACGTCGAACGCCACAGAACATTATTTGGGGCGGCATCGCCGGCTGCATGCCTGTTCTCATCGGATGGGCTGCAGTCACAGGAGACCTGTCATGGGCCGCGTTCGTTCTCTTCGTTATCGTGTTCCTCTGGACGCCCCCGCACTATTGGCCACTCTCAATGAAATACCGCGCGGAATACCAATCGGTGGGTGTTCCGATGCTCGCAGTTGTGCGTGGCCGTGCTGCCGTCGGCCTGCAGGTCATCTTGTATGCCTGGGCGACAGTGGTGTGTTCGTTGCTACTTATTCCCGTGGCAGACATGGGTATTGTCTACACCGTTGTCGCTGCTGCGAGCGGCGCCTGGTTCATCATTGAGTCGCACCACCTGTATGCGACGGCGATTCGCCATGGCGAGGTCAAGGCGATGCGTGTCTTCCACAGCTCGATCAGCTATCTGACGCTCGTCTTCCTCGCGGTCGGTATTGACCCGCTTCTCCCGTTCTAGGGGCAGATCCACAGGTTAGCGGACAGCTACCGCTTCATCAGAGATGACCGACCGCTCTTGCGTGTCTGTTGTTGACCGCAGCGAAAGCACGACAACGGTCATTGCTGCAGCGATAGCGCAGGCAATGACCATATGGATCCCGACCAGCAGAATCGGTAGTCCGGTCCGAGACTGAATGACGCCAACAAGAGCTTGAACAATCTCGAGTGCAAGCAGAAGAATCGCAAAATTCATGATTCTGCGGTGACCTTTGATCACAAGAATAACCACAAGCAGAAGAGTTGCCGCAATTAGTGCGTAGCCGGGCCAGCTGTGGACGTGTTGCAAAATATTGGCATCAAGTCCATTGCGAGCGGACCCATCGTCGCCAGCATGCGGGCCAGCTCCGGTTGTGAGAATTCCGGCGACCACGGTCACCCCGACCAAGAGGCTCGTCACGTGGGTAAGAATGACGATGGGACGCGAGACCTCCCGTTGCACGCCTAGGGGACCTGTCCACACCTTATAGACAAGCGCAGCGCTTACAGCAACGAGAATGGCCGAGATAGCGAAATGGACTCCGACGATGCTCGGGTCCAGTTGCACGCGCACCGAGAGGCCACCGATGAGCCCCTGGAGAACGGTGCCGCCCAGAATGATAAGTGCGAGTGACATTAGGTCACGACGCTCGCGCCGCAGACGGACGAGCATCAGGACCATCAGTATTGCGACAAACCCAACAAGGATTGACAACAAACGGTTGCCGAACTCAATCGCACCGTGCAACCCCATCTCAGGAGTGGCCACTAGCGAGGCGTCGGTGCACAGCGGCCAGGTCGGGCATCCAAGTCCCGAGCCGGTGAGGCGCACGGCGCCACCCGTGGCAACGATCAGAATCTGGATCACCAGTGAAGTTACTGCAAAAAAACGCACCCGCGCGCTCACAGACTGGGGCAATCGTGCGATAACGGCGTTCACAGCCGCACCTCCTGTTATTTCGGGCTTCTGCCTGTAGAATGGTTCGTGTTCAGGAACACAGCCCATGCCGGGAAGTCAATGATGACAGCGAGGTGATGCCTTGCTTGTCCTGTTTCAGTCTAAGTTCGCCGGCGGAGTTTTTTCGCCACCGCGTATGTGAACCTCATGAAATAATCCCGGCAAAGTGCTGTGTCACGGAATGCCAAAGCAGCCACCTTGGTTGATAGGGGTAAGAAACGAGGTACCAATGTCCGACGTGCTGATTGATCGTCCGGAACTCAACGGCTTAGGCCAGTACGAGTTCGGCTGGGCCGACTCCGACGTTGCGGGAGCCTCTGCACGACGGGGCATCAACGAAGAAGTCGTCCGCGACATCTCAACGCTGAAGAACGAGCCCGAATCGATGCTGAAGAAGCGTCTCAAGGGTCTAGAACTCTTCGGCCGCAAGCCAATGCCAAAATGGGGTGCAGACCTCTCCGGTATTGACTTCGACAACATCAAATACTTTGTTCGTTCCACGGAGAAGCAAGCTCAAACTTGGGAAGACCTCCCCGCCGACATTCGGGACACCTACGAAAAGTTGGGCATCCCCGAGGCAGAGCGCAATCGTCTCGTCTCCGGCGTTGCCGCTCAGTACGAGTCTGAAGTCGTCTTCCATTCGATCAATGCGGAGCTGGAAGCAAAGGGTGTCATTTTCATGGACACCGACACTGCTCTGCGCGAGCACCCCGAGTTCTTCGACGAGTACTTTGGCGCGGTGATCCCCGCTGGAGACAACAAGTTTGCCGCCTTGAACACCGCAGTCTGGTCGGGTGGCTCATTCGTTTACGTTCCTAAGGGCGTTCACGTCGAGATTCCCCTGCAGGCTTACTTCCGCATCAACACGGAGAACATGGGCCAGTTTGAGCGCACACTGATCATTGCTGACGAGGGCTCATACGTTCACTACATCGAGGGATGCACAGCTCCGATCTACAAATCCGACTCGCTTCACTCCGCCGTCGTCGAAATCATCGTGAAAAAGAACGCCCGCGTTCGTTACACGACGATTCAAAACTGGTCAAACAACGTTTACAACTTGGTGACCAAACGCGCCATCGCCCATGAAGGCGCAACCATGGAGTGGATCGATGGAAACATCGGCTCCAAGGTGACCATGAAATATCCGTCGATCTACCTCGTCGGCGAGCACGCGAAGGGAGAAACCCTCTCAGTCGCGTTCGCCGGCCCCGGTCAGCACCAGGACGCTGGCGCAAAGATGATTCACATGGCGCCATACACAACGTCGTCGATTGTCTCGAAGTCAGTTGCTCGAGGCGGAGGACGTGCCGGCTATCGGGGCGAAGTGCGTGTGGATGAGAAAGCTCATCACGCCGCCAATACCGTGCGCTGTGACGCACTCTTAGTAGACACAATTTCACGGTCAGACACGTACCCGTCGATTGATATTCGAGTCGATGATGTTCAACTGGGCCACGAAGCAACCGTTTCGAAGGTGAGCGCCGAGCAACTCTTCTACCTCCAGTCACGTGGAATGGAAGAAGACGAAGCGATGGCGATGATCGTTCGAGGATTCATCGAACCCATTGCGCGCGAACTGCCCATGGAGTATGCCTTCGAACTCAATAAGCTCATCGAACTGAGCATGGAAGGATCCGTCGGCTAAATGACCGTCGTTACACCAGAACAACATGGACTCAAAGCTCACAGCGATGGTGGATGGGATGCCGAAGACAAGAACTTCGTTCCGGTTCAGACGCGTTCCGCGCGCCCCAAGTCGTTTGAGCACGCGGATTTTGCTCCGGTAACCGGAATAGAAGCTGAGTGGAAGCTCACGCCAGTAAAGCTCATTAAGCCTCTGCTTGATGATGCCCTCAATGGTGCGAATTACCCGTTCGAAGTGGACGCGCCCGACGGCGTAGTCGTGGAATGGATTTCTCGGGAAGACAAGCGAATCGCGTCTGCCGGTGCTCCTGAAGAGCGGGCATCCGCAAATGCGTGGACAAACTTCGAGCAGGCGCTGGCAATCACCGTTACCGGCGAAGAGCACGTAACACTGCGCTTGACTCGCACGGAGCTCGGAAGTGCAGCACGCGGAGCTCACACAATTATCACCGCGCGACCGCACAGCAACAGCACGATCATCATCGAATCGTCTGGCGAAGCCCTTCTCAGTGAGAATGTTGAAATCGTCGTCGAAGAGGGTGCCACCCTCAACGTTGTGAACGTTCAGGACTGGAACGACGACGCTATCCACCTTGCAAGCCACTTCGTGCAGGTTGGCCGCGATGCGCACCTCAAGCACACGATCGTGTCGCTCGGTGGCAAAGTTGTTCGAGTCAACCCCTCCGTGCACCTCTCTGGAGAAGGCTCCGACGGTGAGCTCAACGGCCTGTACTTCGCAGACAAGGGTCAGCACCTTGAACAGCGCGTCTACATGCACCATAAGGCAGCGAATACGCGCGGCCGTGTGAACTACAAGGGTGCGCTTCAGGGTGAAGGCGCGCGCACCGTTTGGGTGGGCGATGTACTCATCGGACGCGAGGGTGCGGGCACCGACAGCTACGAACAGAACCGCAATCTGGTTCTCACCGAAGGTACCCGCGCGGATTCGATCCCGAACCTCGAAATTGAGACGGGTGATATCCAGGGTGCAGGTCACGCGAGCGCAACTGGTCGCTTTGACGACGAGCAGCTCTTTTACCTGCAGGCTCGGGGAATTACCGAAGTAGAAGCTCGTCGACTAGTAGTTATTGGGTTCCTCGCCGAGATTGTGCAAAAAGTCGGTGACGTGCAACTAGAGGCTCGTCTCACGTCAGCTATCGAATCTGAGTTGGAAGGAACCCTCTCGTGACCGCTCAGCGTGTCTGTGCAGTCGACGAACTGGAGCCGAACAAGGCCTACCGGGTGGAGCTCGAGGGCACCGCGATCGCCATTGTTAAAGACTCCGCCGGAGAGGTGCACGCCATTGGCGACACCTGCACCCACGGAGATATTTCGCTCGCCGAAGGGTTTGTTGAAGACGGTGCGATCGAGTGCTGGGCACACGGTTCGCTGTTTTCCCTCGACACCGGAAAGCCATTGAGCCTGCCTGCCTATGAACCTGTACCGGTCTTTGTAGTGAAGATCGACGACGACGGCGGGGTCCACATCGACCCCGAGAAGACCGTCGCCATCGAGGGCTAAACGCCCTCCTCACGAGACCATTAAGGAAAGAAACCAATGTTAGTATTGTCAGTTAAAGATTTGCACGTAAGTGTCGAAACCGAGCAGGGTACCAAAAACATCCTCAAGGGTGTCAACCTCACGATCAACCAGGGCGAGATCCACGCGATCATGGGACCAAATGGTTCGGGAAAGTCCACTCTTGCCTACACAATCGCGGGACACCCCAAGTACCACGTCGAGAGCGGGTCGGTAACGCTCGACGGTGAAGAGGTTCTCGACATGAGCATTGATGCGCGTGCCCGTGCAGGTCTCTTCTTGGCTATGCAGTACCCCGTAGAAATTCCTGGGGTCAAGGTTGCCGACTTCCTTCGCACCGCAAAAACGGCGCTGAGCGGCGAGGCGCCCGCGCTCCGCCCGTGGATCAAAGAAGTTAACTCCTCCATGAAGGCCCTGCGCATGGACAAGGCCTTCTCTGACCGCAATGTCAACGAGGGCTTCTCCGGTGGAGAGAAGAAGCGTAACGAGATTTTGCAGCTTGAACTTCTGAAGCCACGCTTCGCAATTTTGGACGAAACCGACTCAGGGCTCGACGTTGACGCTCTCAAGACCGTTTCTGAGGGTGTGAACCGCGCACATGAGTCGACCGGCCTCGGCTTGCTCCTGATTACTCATTACACCCGCATTTTGCGGTACATCAAACCGGACTTCGTGCACGTTTTCGTTGACGGCCGCGTTGCTGAAGAGGGCGGCCCCGACCTTGCAGATCGCCTAGAGAACGAAGGCTATGATCGATTTTTGACCGACACGAGCGTAGCCTAAGCGTATGTCTACAGTTTTGGCCCCCGCGCTCTTCGACGAAGTTGAAGAGGCACTAAAGGATGTTGTTGACCCCGAGCTAGGCGTTAACATCGTGGATCTAGGTCTGATCTACGACTTGAGCTGGGATCCCGAGAATAATGCGCTCATCATCAGTATGACGCTCACCTCAGCTGGCTGCCCATTGACGGATGTCATTGAAGAACAGATCGCGCAGTCGCTCGACAATGTTGTAGATGCCTTCAGAATCAACTGGGTGTGGATGCCCCCGTGGGGCCCCGAAAAGATTACTGACGATGGTCGCGACATGATGCGCGCGCTAGGTTTCTCAATCTAACTGGGCGCCTCGCCAGACTAGATCCCGACCTAGTCAAATCGGTTCCTAGCGGGCCTCCGGTTCGATGGGACTATTACACAGCACTGCTCTCGAACTCAACGAGAGCAAGGCCGAAGCATTGATGATTTTGATGGATGCTCCGATCAAGAATGGCGTAACACCCGATCCAACAACCCTCAAGGTGAGATCCCAGCCGCGATCAGCACGCAACCCAACGATGCCCGCGGACACGATGATTCCACTGATGAGACCGCCACTAGCGCCGCAGTACACGCGGAATCCGGAGCTTGGAAATCTGCGACTGCACTGCGCAGCCAACGCTAGGAAGTAGACTAGTTGGTTGGTGCTGTCGCGCGTGACCCCCCTAACCCCCAGATTTGGATGTTTTCCCTTGCTTGCTGTGCATGACCTCGAGTTGCGCGTTGGCGCACGCATGCTGATGCAAGGCGTCAATTTTAGAGTAGATCATGGCGACAAGATCGGCCTGGTAGGCCGAAACGGTGCGGGAAAGACAACGCTCACCAAGACGCTCGCTGGCGAGCTCGAGTCCACCGGCGGCTCCATCGAGCGCTCGGGCGAGATCGGCTACCTTCCTCAGGACCCCCGCTCAGGAAATCCAGAAGATCTCGCGCGCACACGAATTCTCGACGCGCGAGGTTTAGGCAGTATTGTCCTGAAAATGCGTCAAGCACAAGACGAAATGGGCAGCAGTGACCCTGAAGTCAGCGGCGCAGCAATGGACCGGTACGGCAAACTGGATGATCGTTTCCTCTCACTGGGCGGCTACGCAGCCGAAGCAGAAGCGGCATCAATCGCGAGCAATCTGAGCCTTCCCGACCGCATCCTCGATCAGCCGTTGTCAACGCTTTCCGGTGGCCAGCGCCGCAGGATCGAGCTCGCTCGAATCCTGTTCTCGGGCGCAGACACCATGCTTCTTGATGAACCAACCAACCACCTCGATGCCGACTCCGTGGTGTGGCTCCGCGAATTCCTCAAAAACTTCAGCGGCGGTCTGATCGTGATCAGCCACGATGTTGAACTTGTCGAGGACACCGTCAACAAAGTGTTTTATTTGGATGCTAACCGTCAGCAGATCGACCAGTACAACATGGGCTGGAAGCACTACTTGCGTCAGCGTCAGTCCGATGAAGAACGCCGCAAAAAGGAGCGCGCCAACGCCGAGAAGAAGGCGAGCACGCTGCAAGCGCAGGCAGCCAAATTTGGCGCTAAAGCATCCAAAGCTGCATCTGCTCACCAGATGGTAGCGCGAGCAGAAAAGCTTCTCGCCGGTCTTGATGATGTGCGCACTAGCGATCGCGTCGCAGCTCTTCGCTTCCCCGATCCGGCTCCCTGCGGTCGAACACCGCTCATGGGCTTCAATCTCAGCAAGAGTTACGGCTCGCTAGAGATCTTTACCTCGGTCGATCTTGCGATCGACCGAGGCTCCAAGGTGGTAATTCTGGGGTTCAACGGTGCAGGAAAGACCACACTCTTGCGGATGCTCGCCGGCGTCGATGAGCCCGATACGGGTCATATCGAGCCTGGCCACGGACTCCGCATCGGTTACTACGCTCAGGAACACGAAACGATTGATGTCAAGCGTTCAGTGCTCGAAAATATGGTGTCGTCCTCCCCTCATATCACCGAGATGGAAGCGCGCCGTGTACTCGGATCGTTCCTGTTCACCGGTGACGACTCAGCAAAGCCCGCTGGCGTTCTCTCTGGAGGCGAAAAAACTAGGCTCGCTCTTGCCATGATTGTGGTCAGTGGTGCGAACGTGCTTCTTCTCGATGAGCCCACTAACAACTTGGATCCCGCGAGCCGTGAAGAGATTCTGGGCGCTCTAGCAAACTACAAGGGTGCCGTAGTGCTCGTGAGCCATGATGAGGGCGCAGTTGAAGCGCTCAATCCAGAGCGGGTTCTTATTCTGCCTGACGGCATCGAGGACCACTGGAACAAGGATTACGCAGACCTCATCTCCTTGGCCTAGCTCGGCGTCTACGAAGTGAACGCAACTCTTGGGCACCTCAGCTAGGCATCAAGAATGGCGTCTTCGATCTCGGCATCGGTGGGGCCACGGTCTTCCGCCTTGCGCTTGCGCTTTTCCGCGCGCTCGCGTTCAACGGGATCAGCTTCGTTAATGAGTCGATATTCTTGGCGAATAGCCCACCCGAGTCCTATGAATGCGAGCACACCAAACGCGACCCATTGGAACGCATAGGACAGGTGTGCGCCCTCGTCGAGCAGTGGCTTCGGGTAGGCGATGGGCATGTCGGCGACGCTGGGAAATTCAGAAGCCAAGATCCCGTATCCGCCAATGTAGGTCGGTTCGTCAAGAATTTCCGCGACTCTCGGTAAGTGGATTGTGGCCACCTGGCCCACCGGCGCTGACCGCCCCTGAACCGTCGGCTCGCTGGGCTTGAGTCGCACCACGATATCGATGCGTCCGGTTGGGGGAGTGGGGACCGCATCTGGGGTATCTTGGCTGTTGCCCGCGGGCACCCATCCTCGATCGACAACGAGAACACGACCGCTATCAAGCTGGAAGGGAACAAGTACTTCAAATCCGGGCTGCCCAGAGTACGGGCGCCCCCGAACCAAGAGCTGTTCGGATTCTCTGTACTGGCCGCTGACGGCCACTGACACCCACTTGTTGTCGACGTCAAACTCGTCGAGCTTTGGCATCACGTTTTCGAGTTGCTGAGGCTCGGCATCCCAATTTTCACTGACACGAGCTACCTCGGCGGCAGCTTCTTCGCGCCGATCAAATTGCCATTGTGAGAGAAACACACATCCAATGGCAAAAGCGATGACCAGGGCTAAATATCCGAACCATCGCTGTGAGAACGCAAAGCGCCACTTCTTCATTGTGCAGCTCCGTCCGGCACGACGGTTGCCGGGTGCGCGAGATCGCTAACGATCACGGGGAAGCCTCTCGTTGAGAGGTACTCAGTGAGATAGTCGACGTGCTCCTCGCACGCCAGCCAGATTTTCACTCGATCATGACCGTGGATGCGCGGATTTCGCCAATTGACGTTCCAGTGGGCATCCAACAAGCATCCTGCTCGCGAGCACCGTGACGTTGCCGGGCCGCTCTCGCCAATCACCGATGTGCCTCGTCAGGAGCACTCGACATGGTGGACGAACTGGCCGAACCTAAGGCCAGCTGCCCGGGAGCATCTACGGTACCCGAGCGGGATGTGGTGACATTCGCAAGCACCACAGCGACGTAAGGGAGCACAATGGCGCCGAGAATCGGCAAGACGAGCCACCACCCCGTAACAAAGACGCAGAGGATGACACAGACAACTCTGACTGCCATCGCAATCGAGTAGTGAAGCGCGCGTCGCCGGCGCTCATCATCGGGCCGCTCGGGGAGCGAAGTGATCGACTCAGGACTTTTCATGGGCTTTCTTAGGTTGCCGAGGAAGGTATCCCTAGCCTACGCCGCTGTTCACGACGATATGCTGGGAACCATGAGCAGTACAGCACCCGAATCACGGATCGTTCTTGTTACTGGAGGCAACCGCGGCATCGGCCGTGCTATCGCTGAAGAGTTTGTCGCCCAGGGGCACAAGGTTGCCGTTACGGCACGCTCGGGTTCAGGGCCAGAGGGCACGCTCACTGTCGTCGCCGACGTCACCGATGCTGCGAGTATCGATGCAGCATTTACCGAGGTCGAGTCAAAACTCGGTCCAGTAGAGGTTGTGGTAGCGAATGCGGGAATCACGCGTGACATGTTGCTCATGCGCATGAGCGACGACGATTTCACTCAAGTGATCGACACCAACCTCTCCGGCGCGTTCCGGGTCGTCAAGCGGGCCTCAAAAGCGATGATGAAGGCACGATTCGGCCGCATTATTCTCGTATCGAGCGTTGTCGGGCTGCTCGGATCTGCCGGCCAAGTCAACTACTCGGCATCAAAGAGCGGCCTCATCGGACTCGCTCGATCATTGACCCGTGAATT harbors:
- a CDS encoding DUF3099 domain-containing protein; translated protein: MKSPESITSLPERPDDERRRRALHYSIAMAVRVVCVILCVFVTGWWLVLPILGAIVLPYVAVVLANVTTSRSGTVDAPGQLALGSASSSTMSSAPDEAHR
- the fabG gene encoding 3-oxoacyl-[acyl-carrier-protein] reductase, whose product is MSSTAPESRIVLVTGGNRGIGRAIAEEFVAQGHKVAVTARSGSGPEGTLTVVADVTDAASIDAAFTEVESKLGPVEVVVANAGITRDMLLMRMSDDDFTQVIDTNLSGAFRVVKRASKAMMKARFGRIILVSSVVGLLGSAGQVNYSASKSGLIGLARSLTRELGSRGITANVVAPGFIETDMTAALPPEQQDAYLQQIPASRFAKPQEVAKAIAWLASDDAAYISGAVIPVDGGLGMGH